A single genomic interval of Prionailurus viverrinus isolate Anna chromosome A2, UM_Priviv_1.0, whole genome shotgun sequence harbors:
- the EVX1 gene encoding homeobox even-skipped homolog protein 1 isoform X1, with translation MESRKDMVMFLDAGQLGTLVGKRVSNLSEAVGSPLPEPPEKMVPRGCLSPRAGPPAARERGGAGLEEEPVDGLAGSAPGPGAESRAAGAAVLGPGPPAPSADSLSGQGQPSSSDTESDFYEEIEVSCTPDCATANAEYQHSKGPSSEAPASSPNSGSEAPKSNSSGSSQGTLACSASDQMRRYRTAFTREQIARLEKEFYRENYVSRPRRCELAAALNLPETTIKVWFQNRRMKDKRQRLAMTWPHPADPAFYTYMMSHAAAAGGLPYPFPSHLPLPYYSPVGLGAASAASAAASPFSGPLRPLDTFRVLSQPYPRPELLCAFRHPPLYPGPAHGLGAAAGGPCSCLACHSGPANGLAPRAAAASDFTCASTSRSDSFLTFAPSVLSKASSVALDQREEVPLTR, from the exons ATGGAGAGCCGAAAGGACATGGTTATGTTTCTGGATGCGGGTCAGCTTGGTACTCTGGTTGGCAAGAGAGTCTCCAATTTGTCCGAAGCCGTGGGCAGCCCGCTGCCCGAGCCGCCCGAGAAGATGGTGCCCCGTGGTTGCCTGAGCCCGCGGGCCGGTCCTCCGGCCGCCCGGGAGCGCGGCGGGGCAGGCCTGGAGGAGGAGCCGGTCGACGGACTAGCAGGCAGCGCTCCCGGGCCGGGCGCCGAGTCGCGGGCAGCCGGGGCTGCGGTGCTTGGCCCCGGACCTCCGGCCCCCTCCGCCGACAGCCTCTCGGGCCAGGGGCAACCTAGCAGCTCGGACACCGAGTCGGATTTCTATGAAGAAATCGAGGTGAGCTGCACCCCGGACTGCGCCACGGCGAACGCCGAGTACCAGCACAGCAAAG GGCCCAGCTCAGAGGCACCGGCCAGCAGTCCCAACAGCGGCAGCGAGGCCCCCAAGAGCAACAGCAGCGGCAGCTCGCAGGGCACCCTGGCCTGCAGCGCCAGTGACCAGATGCGCCGATACCGTACCGCCTTCACCCGGGAGCAGATTGCCCGGCTGGAGAAGGAATTCTACAGGGAGAACTATGTATCCAGGCCGCGGAGATGCGAGCTGGCCGCCGCCCTAAACCTGCCGGAAACCACCATCAAG gtgtgGTTCCAGAACCGGCGCATGAAGGACAAGCGGCAGCGGCTGGCCATGACGTGGCCTCACCCGGCCGACCCCGCCTTCTACACGTACATGATGAGCCACGCGGCGGCCGCGGGCGGCCTGCCCTACCCCTTCCCGTCgcacctgcccctgccctactACTCGCCCGTGGGCCTGGGCGCCGCGTCCGCCGCGTCCGCCGCCGCCTCGCCCTTCAGCGGCCCGCTGCGCCCGCTCGACACCTTCCGCGTGCTGTCGCAGCCCTACCCGCGGCCCGAACTGCTGTGCGCCTTCCGCCACCCGCCGCTCTACCCCGGCCCGGCGCACGGACTGGGCGCGGCGGCCGGCGGGCCCTGCTCCTGCCTCGCCTGCCACAGCGGCCCCGCCAACGGGCTGgcgccccgcgccgccgccgcttcGGACTTCACCTGTGCCTCCACCTCCCGCTCGGACTCCTTCCTCACCTTCGCGCCCTCCGTGCTCAGCAAGGCCTCCTCCGTCGCGCTGGACCAGAGAGAAGAGGTGCCCCTCACCAGATAA
- the EVX1 gene encoding homeobox even-skipped homolog protein 1 isoform X2 gives MRRYRTAFTREQIARLEKEFYRENYVSRPRRCELAAALNLPETTIKVWFQNRRMKDKRQRLAMTWPHPADPAFYTYMMSHAAAAGGLPYPFPSHLPLPYYSPVGLGAASAASAAASPFSGPLRPLDTFRVLSQPYPRPELLCAFRHPPLYPGPAHGLGAAAGGPCSCLACHSGPANGLAPRAAAASDFTCASTSRSDSFLTFAPSVLSKASSVALDQREEVPLTR, from the exons ATGCGCCGATACCGTACCGCCTTCACCCGGGAGCAGATTGCCCGGCTGGAGAAGGAATTCTACAGGGAGAACTATGTATCCAGGCCGCGGAGATGCGAGCTGGCCGCCGCCCTAAACCTGCCGGAAACCACCATCAAG gtgtgGTTCCAGAACCGGCGCATGAAGGACAAGCGGCAGCGGCTGGCCATGACGTGGCCTCACCCGGCCGACCCCGCCTTCTACACGTACATGATGAGCCACGCGGCGGCCGCGGGCGGCCTGCCCTACCCCTTCCCGTCgcacctgcccctgccctactACTCGCCCGTGGGCCTGGGCGCCGCGTCCGCCGCGTCCGCCGCCGCCTCGCCCTTCAGCGGCCCGCTGCGCCCGCTCGACACCTTCCGCGTGCTGTCGCAGCCCTACCCGCGGCCCGAACTGCTGTGCGCCTTCCGCCACCCGCCGCTCTACCCCGGCCCGGCGCACGGACTGGGCGCGGCGGCCGGCGGGCCCTGCTCCTGCCTCGCCTGCCACAGCGGCCCCGCCAACGGGCTGgcgccccgcgccgccgccgcttcGGACTTCACCTGTGCCTCCACCTCCCGCTCGGACTCCTTCCTCACCTTCGCGCCCTCCGTGCTCAGCAAGGCCTCCTCCGTCGCGCTGGACCAGAGAGAAGAGGTGCCCCTCACCAGATAA